In one Prosthecochloris aestuarii DSM 271 genomic region, the following are encoded:
- a CDS encoding 4Fe-4S binding protein, producing MSEYFRNIGSSVATILTGMGITLRHFFNAVKRKGDAGIDDAGYFGQVDGLVTLQYPKEAVPTPEIARYRLYNNIDDCIGCGQCVRACPIECIAMETIKVTKDDLDLCGKTSNGQQKRFWVPVFDIDVAKCMTCGICASVCPTECLYHTTVSDFSEFNRDYMIYHFGNLTSLEAEAKRRKLADEKKAADAAKAAAKQTAAGNGSDEK from the coding sequence ATGAGTGAGTATTTCAGGAATATAGGTTCCAGTGTTGCGACAATCCTGACCGGGATGGGGATCACGCTGCGCCACTTCTTCAATGCCGTCAAACGCAAGGGTGATGCAGGCATAGATGATGCAGGATACTTTGGTCAGGTGGATGGCCTGGTAACGCTCCAATATCCTAAAGAGGCCGTTCCTACTCCTGAAATCGCCCGTTACAGGTTGTATAACAACATCGACGACTGTATCGGGTGCGGTCAGTGTGTTCGGGCTTGTCCCATAGAGTGTATTGCTATGGAGACGATCAAAGTTACCAAAGATGATCTTGATCTCTGCGGTAAGACGTCCAATGGCCAGCAGAAGCGCTTCTGGGTGCCGGTATTCGATATCGATGTAGCTAAATGCATGACATGCGGTATCTGTGCCAGTGTCTGCCCGACAGAGTGTCTTTATCATACGACGGTGAGTGATTTCTCTGAGTTTAATCGCGATTATATGATCTATCACTTCGGTAACCTGACCTCCCTTGAAGCCGAGGCTAAGCGCAGGAAGCTTGCTGACGAGAAAAAGGCCGCTGATGCGGCAAAAGCGGCGGCGAAACAGACTGCTGCCGGCAATGGCAGTGATGAGAAGTAG
- a CDS encoding NADH-quinone oxidoreductase subunit C, translating into MEESQGTIGQSAVVEASRAAYAIIREKFADAVSEFDANPTMPFFEILDTSRWSEIALFMRDNASLRFTYMACLSGMDYPEDAKLGIVCNLESLGEHGHRIAVKVKCDRDGGAIPSVANVWKTADWHEREAFDMYGMLFTGHPDLRRILCPEDWEGYPLRKDYEVQENYHGIKVPY; encoded by the coding sequence ATGGAAGAATCACAGGGAACTATCGGCCAATCTGCAGTAGTGGAGGCAAGCAGAGCGGCATACGCGATCATTCGTGAAAAGTTTGCCGATGCGGTGTCAGAATTTGACGCCAACCCGACCATGCCTTTTTTTGAAATCCTCGATACCTCCCGATGGTCTGAAATCGCTCTGTTTATGAGGGATAATGCAAGTCTTCGTTTTACCTATATGGCCTGTCTTTCGGGGATGGATTATCCCGAAGATGCGAAACTGGGTATTGTCTGCAACCTCGAGTCGCTTGGAGAACATGGTCACAGAATTGCGGTCAAGGTGAAATGCGACAGAGATGGCGGGGCAATTCCTTCAGTTGCCAATGTCTGGAAAACAGCTGATTGGCATGAGCGCGAGGCATTCGATATGTATGGAATGCTGTTTACCGGTCATCCGGATCTCAGGAGGATTCTCTGCCCCGAAGACTGGGAGGGCTATCCGCTCCGCAAGGACTATGAGGTTCAGGAGAACTACCATGGCATCAAGGTACCGTATTAA
- the nuoK gene encoding NADH-quinone oxidoreductase subunit NuoK, with protein sequence MDVLTTIGLNHYLTISVLLFGFGLFAILTRKNAIVVLMGVELILNAANINLLAFSKYNGGMQGVMFSLFVIVLAAAEAAIALAIIINIYKTFNTVDVSRIDSMKE encoded by the coding sequence ATGGATGTACTCACTACTATCGGTCTCAACCATTACCTGACCATCTCCGTGCTGCTGTTTGGATTCGGTCTGTTTGCCATCCTCACACGCAAGAATGCCATTGTGGTGCTTATGGGGGTTGAGCTGATCCTCAATGCAGCAAATATCAATCTGCTTGCATTCTCCAAATACAACGGCGGGATGCAAGGCGTCATGTTCAGTCTGTTTGTCATTGTGCTTGCTGCAGCAGAAGCTGCGATCGCTCTTGCTATTATTATCAATATCTACAAGACCTTTAATACCGTTGACGTTTCTCGTATCGACTCCATGAAGGAGTGA
- a CDS encoding NADH-quinone oxidoreductase subunit B, with protein MGLLDAKISNHNVLVTSVDNVLNWARLSSLWPMGFGLACCAIEMMATNASNYDLERFGIFPRSSPRQSDLMIVAGTVTMKMAERVIRLYEQMPEPRYVLSMGSCSNCGGPYWKHGYHVLKGVDRIIPVDVYVPGCPPRPEALIGGLMKVQELIRMEQIGISRAEALKKLEEKSFDPGIVLEHQRKSQAVS; from the coding sequence ATGGGTTTACTGGACGCGAAAATATCGAACCATAATGTACTGGTAACCTCGGTTGATAACGTGCTTAACTGGGCCAGGCTTTCGTCCCTGTGGCCAATGGGGTTTGGTCTTGCTTGCTGCGCCATCGAGATGATGGCAACCAATGCATCCAACTACGATCTTGAGCGGTTTGGTATTTTTCCCCGTTCATCTCCGCGTCAGTCTGACCTCATGATTGTTGCCGGCACGGTGACTATGAAAATGGCCGAGCGCGTTATCCGGCTTTACGAGCAGATGCCTGAACCTCGATATGTACTTTCAATGGGAAGTTGCTCCAATTGCGGAGGCCCTTATTGGAAACATGGTTATCATGTTCTGAAGGGTGTGGACAGGATCATCCCCGTTGATGTGTATGTTCCGGGTTGCCCCCCGAGACCTGAAGCGCTGATCGGTGGTCTTATGAAGGTTCAGGAGCTTATCAGAATGGAGCAGATCGGTATTTCACGGGCTGAAGCCCTGAAGAAACTTGAAGAGAAAAGCTTTGATCCTGGAATTGTGCTGGAGCACCAGAGAAAAAGCCAAGCTGTATCGTAG
- a CDS encoding NADH-quinone oxidoreductase subunit J family protein, whose translation MTNVTYTIIFYLFAAITVFSAAFVVFSKNVIYSAFSLLFTFFGVAALYVYLSADFIAVTQIVVYVGGILVLLLFGVMFTNKIMTTSLRTEVVNLIPGIAILFAVTGGLLYVFYTRANWYSTGVQLQGSVVERIGLETMSRYVLPFEMASILLLLALIGAAYLARFDKVQNKER comes from the coding sequence ATGACCAACGTGACCTATACCATTATTTTTTATCTCTTTGCCGCGATAACGGTTTTTTCTGCCGCATTTGTCGTGTTTTCAAAGAATGTTATCTACTCGGCGTTTTCTCTTCTCTTTACCTTTTTCGGCGTTGCCGCTCTCTACGTCTATCTGAGTGCAGATTTTATCGCCGTCACCCAGATCGTTGTCTATGTTGGCGGTATTCTGGTCCTCCTTCTTTTCGGTGTCATGTTTACCAACAAGATCATGACGACTTCGCTTCGTACCGAGGTGGTCAACCTGATTCCCGGTATCGCCATTCTTTTTGCTGTGACAGGGGGACTTCTCTATGTTTTCTATACCCGGGCGAACTGGTACAGCACTGGCGTTCAGCTTCAAGGCAGCGTTGTTGAACGGATCGGTCTTGAAACGATGTCGCGCTATGTGCTTCCATTTGAAATGGCATCGATACTGCTTCTTCTGGCTCTTATCGGTGCAGCGTATCTGGCCAGATTTGATAAAGTGCAAAATAAAGAACGATAA
- a CDS encoding tetratricopeptide repeat protein has translation MMNDLEQLEAAVNVSHPLSEDRYELALAYIDRERYSEAIAQLDAILVMSRNHVNALYSRSIAHMSSGHYRQAGNDLLRVVTLDRAFLPAYKSLGYIQLTLGKEEAAVKTLQKAIAIDPDYVDAYCVLSDAFMDLGRNDEALEMINKALELDPEGEEPHCKMAMYCLARGDFKRLRAEQEILQRLNPDLAGQIGSLFFEQ, from the coding sequence ATGATGAATGATCTTGAGCAGCTTGAAGCTGCTGTTAACGTAAGTCATCCATTATCGGAAGATCGTTATGAGCTCGCGCTGGCCTATATCGATCGGGAGCGTTATAGCGAAGCTATAGCGCAACTCGATGCTATTCTCGTTATGAGCCGCAATCATGTCAACGCTCTCTATTCACGTTCGATAGCGCATATGTCTTCAGGTCATTATCGTCAGGCTGGCAACGATCTTCTGAGGGTTGTGACCCTCGACAGGGCTTTTTTGCCCGCGTATAAGAGCCTTGGCTATATTCAGTTGACGCTTGGCAAGGAGGAGGCGGCAGTGAAAACCCTTCAGAAGGCTATCGCTATCGATCCCGATTATGTCGATGCCTACTGTGTCCTGAGTGATGCCTTTATGGATCTTGGCCGCAATGATGAGGCGCTTGAGATGATCAACAAGGCTCTTGAACTTGACCCTGAGGGCGAAGAGCCTCATTGCAAGATGGCGATGTACTGTCTGGCGAGGGGAGATTTCAAGCGTCTGCGCGCTGAGCAGGAAATTCTGCAACGACTCAATCCTGATCTTGCCGGGCAGATAGGAAGCCTCTTTTTTGAACAATGA
- a CDS encoding NADH-quinone oxidoreductase subunit D, which translates to MQELEQAVNRSVRVIPQGEGRVTIEKDLSSEEMILNMGPQHPSTHGVLRLECKTDGEVVTEAEPYLGYLHRCFEKHAEVVDYPGIVPFVDRMDYLAAMNSEFAYCIAVEKLLDVEIPRRVEFMRVIVSELNRIASHLVAIGTYAIDLGAFTPFLFCFRDREHIMSLLEWASGARMLYNYIWIGGASFDFPPGFKERTAEFVNYFRPKALELQRLLTENEIFVKRTKGIGMMPPDVAVNYGWSGPMLRGSGVEWDLRKHDPYSIYPELDFKVCVPDGKHSDIGDSLSRHLVRAYEMVESLSMIEQCLDKMPDANGFDPRSAIAKRIRPKAGEVYGRAENPRGELGFYIVSDGKSTKPVRCKARSSCFVNLSAMKELSMGQLIPDLVAIIGSIDIVLGEVDR; encoded by the coding sequence ATGCAGGAGTTAGAACAGGCAGTAAACAGGTCCGTCAGGGTTATCCCGCAGGGCGAAGGCCGCGTGACCATAGAGAAAGATCTTTCCAGCGAGGAGATGATTCTGAACATGGGTCCCCAGCATCCATCGACGCACGGTGTGCTGAGGCTGGAATGTAAAACTGACGGTGAGGTTGTTACCGAAGCAGAGCCTTATCTTGGTTATCTGCATCGCTGCTTTGAAAAGCATGCTGAAGTGGTCGATTATCCTGGCATCGTGCCATTTGTTGACAGGATGGATTATCTGGCCGCTATGAACAGCGAGTTTGCCTACTGTATAGCCGTCGAAAAACTGCTTGACGTCGAGATTCCCCGCAGAGTCGAATTTATGCGTGTGATTGTTTCTGAACTCAATCGAATCGCTTCTCATCTGGTCGCTATCGGCACCTATGCGATCGACCTTGGTGCATTTACCCCGTTTCTTTTCTGTTTCCGTGATCGTGAGCATATCATGAGCCTGCTGGAGTGGGCCTCCGGAGCGCGAATGCTTTATAATTATATATGGATCGGCGGGGCTAGCTTCGATTTTCCTCCTGGATTCAAGGAACGCACCGCTGAATTCGTGAACTATTTCAGGCCTAAAGCGCTTGAGCTGCAGAGACTTCTGACCGAGAACGAGATTTTTGTGAAACGTACGAAGGGTATCGGAATGATGCCTCCGGATGTTGCTGTCAATTATGGATGGTCCGGTCCGATGCTTCGTGGCTCAGGCGTGGAATGGGACCTGCGCAAGCATGATCCTTATTCTATCTATCCCGAACTCGATTTCAAGGTTTGTGTGCCTGACGGAAAACATTCGGATATCGGAGACAGTCTTTCGCGTCATCTTGTCCGAGCGTATGAAATGGTAGAGAGTCTCTCCATGATCGAGCAGTGCCTCGATAAAATGCCGGACGCCAATGGTTTCGATCCCCGGTCTGCTATTGCCAAACGTATCCGTCCTAAGGCAGGAGAAGTTTACGGTCGCGCAGAGAATCCTCGCGGCGAGCTGGGGTTCTATATTGTCAGTGACGGAAAGTCAACCAAGCCTGTCCGCTGCAAAGCCCGTTCGTCATGTTTTGTCAATCTCTCAGCTATGAAAGAGCTTTCTATGGGGCAGTTGATCCCTGATCTTGTCGCTATCATTGGCAGCATCGACATTGTGCTCGGGGAGGTTGATCGATGA
- the nuoL gene encoding NADH-quinone oxidoreductase subunit L, which translates to MHSFIQLSIIVLLLPLLSFVLLIFFNRRLPRGGDFIGVGILGATFAISAYLFWNIIVVAYDPAFKLTWDFTWIDFGNVPGVGPLEIRMGIMIDNLTSIMLAMVTLISFLVHLYSTGYMKGETYYGRFFAYLGIFTFSMLGIVLSDNLFSIYIFWELVGLSSYLLIGFYFHKDSAADAQKKAFLTNRVGDIGMWLGILILYSQFHTFGYEEIYQHIKAGDFHMSQAWLTAAGILLFMGCVGKSAQFPLHVWLPDAMEGPTPVSALIHAATMVAAGVYFVGRIFVILTPDALHVIAFVGAITAFMAATIAITQHDIKRVLAYSTVSQLGYMVLGLGVGAYSAGLFHLLTHAFFKACLFLGSGAIIHAMHHEQDMRWMGGLWKKMPWTFATFTLATLALAGLPLTSGFMSKDAILAGALGFAEVEGGGIYYLIPALGFFSAMLTAFYMGRQIWLVFFGQSRTHLKPADDHHHDAHGHDEHHGHHEVHEVGWNMRLPLVILAALSVFAVYSPDPLDGGKGWFMHLVQTPSTAVMSVAPVHGREIQHADVMHQISHDDIAVVEGDAVVDAHAEAVSHEEGVHHGPVYDDPRQAAISHAAHANHDTAIQYSSIMVACGIGLALIVYVFGFINPEKTAQRLRPLYLYSFNKWYWDEIYDATIIRGSLLLSNILAWFDRNIVDGLVNGVGALVRRVGTFSGSFDRYVVDGTVNFTAFFVQTSGSAMKKLQTGKVQTYLVMVMLAVTGYILYYFLQLMP; encoded by the coding sequence ATGCACAGTTTTATTCAGTTATCGATCATTGTACTGCTGCTTCCGCTGCTGTCATTCGTCCTGTTGATTTTTTTCAACCGGCGCCTGCCCCGCGGCGGTGATTTCATCGGCGTCGGCATTCTGGGGGCTACATTTGCTATTTCTGCCTACCTCTTCTGGAATATCATTGTTGTCGCCTATGATCCAGCCTTCAAACTGACCTGGGATTTTACCTGGATTGATTTCGGCAATGTTCCCGGTGTAGGGCCTCTTGAGATCAGGATGGGGATCATGATCGACAATCTGACATCGATTATGCTTGCAATGGTCACGCTGATCAGCTTCCTTGTTCATCTTTACTCCACGGGGTACATGAAGGGAGAGACCTATTACGGCCGCTTTTTTGCATATCTCGGAATTTTCACCTTCTCGATGCTTGGTATCGTTCTTTCCGACAATCTTTTTTCGATCTATATCTTCTGGGAACTGGTCGGTCTTTCTTCCTATCTCCTGATCGGTTTTTATTTCCATAAAGACAGTGCTGCAGACGCGCAGAAAAAAGCATTTCTTACCAACCGCGTCGGTGATATCGGGATGTGGCTTGGTATTCTGATTCTCTATTCACAGTTTCATACGTTCGGTTACGAGGAGATCTATCAGCACATCAAAGCAGGTGATTTCCATATGTCCCAGGCATGGCTCACTGCTGCCGGTATTCTGCTGTTCATGGGTTGTGTGGGTAAATCGGCTCAGTTTCCTCTGCATGTCTGGCTTCCTGATGCAATGGAGGGACCTACACCAGTGTCCGCGTTGATTCATGCCGCAACCATGGTCGCTGCCGGTGTCTATTTCGTCGGAAGGATTTTCGTTATTCTTACTCCTGATGCCCTGCATGTGATCGCTTTTGTCGGTGCGATAACCGCTTTCATGGCCGCAACCATTGCGATTACGCAACATGACATCAAAAGGGTTCTCGCATATTCTACCGTTTCGCAGCTTGGTTACATGGTTCTCGGTCTCGGTGTAGGAGCCTACTCGGCAGGTCTTTTCCACCTGTTGACCCATGCGTTTTTCAAAGCATGCCTTTTCCTTGGTTCGGGAGCGATCATTCACGCGATGCATCACGAACAGGATATGCGCTGGATGGGCGGGTTGTGGAAGAAAATGCCATGGACTTTCGCTACGTTTACCCTGGCAACCCTTGCTCTGGCAGGTCTTCCTCTCACCAGCGGTTTCATGAGTAAAGACGCTATTCTTGCCGGTGCCCTGGGGTTTGCCGAAGTTGAAGGGGGCGGGATTTATTATTTGATTCCGGCGCTCGGTTTCTTTTCTGCCATGCTCACCGCTTTTTACATGGGCCGTCAGATCTGGCTTGTCTTTTTTGGTCAGAGCCGGACTCATCTCAAGCCTGCAGATGATCATCATCATGACGCTCATGGCCATGACGAGCATCACGGTCACCATGAGGTTCACGAAGTTGGATGGAATATGAGGTTGCCGCTCGTCATTCTTGCGGCTCTGTCGGTATTTGCAGTCTATTCTCCTGACCCTCTCGATGGTGGCAAGGGCTGGTTTATGCATCTTGTTCAGACCCCTTCTACCGCGGTGATGTCAGTGGCTCCGGTTCATGGCAGAGAGATACAGCACGCAGATGTTATGCATCAGATCAGTCATGATGATATCGCAGTTGTCGAAGGTGATGCTGTCGTGGATGCTCATGCGGAGGCGGTTTCTCATGAAGAGGGCGTACACCACGGCCCCGTATATGACGATCCCCGTCAGGCAGCGATTTCTCATGCGGCGCATGCCAATCATGATACGGCGATACAATATTCAAGTATTATGGTTGCCTGCGGAATCGGTCTTGCTCTTATCGTCTATGTTTTCGGGTTTATCAATCCGGAGAAAACAGCACAGCGACTTCGCCCGCTCTATCTCTATTCATTCAATAAATGGTATTGGGATGAGATTTATGATGCCACCATCATCAGGGGCTCGCTTCTTCTTTCAAATATTCTTGCCTGGTTCGACAGAAATATTGTTGATGGTCTCGTCAACGGTGTCGGGGCTCTTGTCAGAAGAGTCGGGACATTCAGCGGAAGTTTCGACCGCTATGTTGTCGACGGCACGGTAAACTTTACTGCGTTCTTTGTTCAGACCTCCGGTTCGGCTATGAAAAAGCTTCAGACAGGTAAGGTTCAGACCTATCTTGTCATGGTGATGCTTGCTGTAACCGGTTATATCCTCTATTACTTTTTACAGTTGATGCCATAA
- a CDS encoding NADH-quinone oxidoreductase subunit A, with protein sequence MDQTLSDFGAVFVFLLLGTVFVVGGYLTARLLRPSRPNPEKLAVYECGEDAVGTSWVKFNIRFYVVALIFIIFDVEVVFLFPWATVFKQLGEFALIEALVFAGILIIGLAYAWVKGDLDWVRPTPNIPSMPQPPQKEK encoded by the coding sequence ATGGATCAAACGTTGAGTGATTTTGGTGCCGTTTTTGTTTTCCTCCTTCTCGGTACCGTTTTTGTCGTCGGAGGATATCTGACAGCCCGCCTTTTGCGCCCCAGCAGACCAAATCCTGAAAAGCTTGCAGTATACGAGTGTGGTGAAGACGCGGTCGGAACCTCATGGGTAAAGTTTAATATCCGATTTTACGTTGTTGCCCTGATCTTCATTATTTTTGATGTCGAGGTCGTTTTTCTTTTTCCATGGGCAACAGTTTTTAAGCAGCTTGGTGAGTTTGCACTGATAGAGGCTCTTGTGTTTGCCGGTATTCTTATTATCGGCCTTGCATATGCATGGGTCAAGGGGGATCTCGATTGGGTAAGGCCTACGCCAAATATTCCCTCTATGCCGCAGCCTCCTCAGAAGGAAAAGTAG
- the nuoH gene encoding NADH-quinone oxidoreductase subunit NuoH: MFMSMSLNSWSDALAQWLPLGLPVGLVIIAALPLVFIALYALTYGVYGERKISAFMQDRLGPMEVGKWGLLQTIADILKLLQKEDIVNRDADKFLFVIGPGILFVGSFLAFAVLPFGPAFIGADLNVGVFYAIGIVALEVVGILAAGWGSNNKWALYGAIRSVAQIVSYEIPAAIAILCGAMMAGTLSMQQFNLLQQGENGFMSFFLFQNPIAWLPFLIYFIASLAETNRAPFDIPEAESELVAGYFTEYSGMKFAVIFLAEYGSMFMVSAIISVVFLGGWNSPLPNIGTVLLNDWTTGPVWGAFWIIMKGFFFIFIQMWLRWTLPRLRVDQLMYLCWKVLTPFAFIAFVLTAVWEIYMK; encoded by the coding sequence ATGTTTATGAGTATGAGCCTCAACAGCTGGTCGGATGCCCTCGCACAGTGGCTCCCGCTTGGTCTGCCGGTAGGACTGGTCATCATCGCAGCACTTCCCCTCGTTTTTATCGCTCTGTACGCACTGACGTACGGTGTCTATGGAGAGAGAAAGATTTCAGCATTCATGCAGGACCGTCTCGGTCCGATGGAAGTTGGTAAGTGGGGTCTTCTCCAGACAATTGCAGATATCCTGAAGCTTCTTCAGAAAGAGGATATCGTCAACCGCGACGCAGACAAGTTTCTTTTTGTTATCGGGCCAGGCATCCTTTTTGTCGGCTCTTTTCTTGCATTCGCTGTACTGCCATTCGGGCCTGCTTTTATTGGCGCAGATCTTAATGTTGGTGTTTTTTATGCAATCGGAATCGTTGCTCTGGAGGTTGTCGGAATTCTTGCGGCAGGATGGGGTTCCAACAACAAGTGGGCGCTCTATGGCGCCATCCGCAGTGTTGCCCAGATTGTCAGCTATGAGATACCTGCGGCAATCGCCATATTGTGCGGTGCCATGATGGCTGGAACGCTCAGCATGCAGCAATTCAACCTTCTGCAGCAGGGAGAGAACGGTTTTATGAGTTTCTTTCTTTTTCAGAACCCGATAGCCTGGCTTCCTTTTCTCATCTATTTCATTGCCTCTCTGGCTGAAACAAACCGTGCTCCTTTTGATATTCCCGAAGCCGAATCCGAGCTTGTTGCGGGTTACTTTACCGAATACAGCGGTATGAAGTTCGCTGTTATCTTTCTTGCTGAATACGGTAGTATGTTCATGGTATCGGCGATTATTTCGGTTGTTTTTCTTGGTGGCTGGAACTCGCCGCTTCCCAATATCGGAACCGTATTGCTCAATGACTGGACAACCGGTCCGGTGTGGGGAGCATTCTGGATTATCATGAAGGGCTTCTTCTTTATTTTTATCCAGATGTGGCTTCGCTGGACTCTTCCGCGGTTGAGAGTCGACCAGTTGATGTACCTTTGCTGGAAAGTGTTGACGCCGTTTGCATTTATCGCTTTCGTCCTGACGGCTGTCTGGGAAATTTACATGAAATAA